CAGCTAATGCTCAATATGTTGCTCTTTTTCTTGTACAATGAATAGGATGTGTCATTAGCAAGAAAAGCTGTGGAAATATAATCACCCTACTTACATCCCTCAAATTGTGACAATTAAGATTCCATTTGGATTCTAAGATTtggatttatttaaaatttagaattaaattataaacaaaattttatttagctAATAAAAAGAATTTTCATAGAAGTACTTAAAAGCTGTGACACTATGTAAAGCTAATGCATTTGATTATGATGTGATGAATTTGAAATAGTAAAGTAAAAAtagttattttaaatatttaatttttaaaattgtcaTGAACATATGAAATTTGAatcaaattgaaatttattttaatttaaaatattcaaattcatatGATTTAGACATAACATAAAGGTTTATCCAAGGTAGATTTTACAATTATTTTctttgaaataattttttatgaaaaaattattatttttatatcttattttttaCACATTTACAAacgatatttaatttttttttataaaataattatttcattaaaatatattaaattaataaaaaaaattacacgaAAAAATCCAGGCAATGGAGTGAGTCCCCCACATATGATGAATTATTGTTGCTTCGGTTTCCCTTGTGTTCTATGACTATGAGAAACAGATAATATCCTATCATAATTCAAACTCCACGAGTTTCCTAAACACATTATAACTCTAAGACCATAATGTAACTGGAGTACATAAGTAACCTTAAATTGATTTTGTTAAGGttgtaaaaggaaaagaaagatgaAAAGCTCCATGGGAGATGCAGATGCACTCCCTCAGTCGAGATTTCCTGAAAATACTCATTCCAGTATTGAAATAACAGGTATCATTAGCCTCTCTAGAGCAGGTCCTTAATTGTATATGCTTTGTGAGATCTCAGAATGAAAATATcccaaaattatatattattattattattattattatttggtgCTTGTTTTATGCAGTAGATGATGAGGAAGTGAATGATAATCCTATAGAGCAAGTGAGGCTGACGGTTCCCATCACAGATGACCCTTCACAACCAGTGTTAACCTTTCGAACATGGGTTCTTGGGCTAGCATCATGCGTGCTGCTTGCTTTTGTGAACCAATTCTTTGGATACCGTACAAATCAGCTAGGTGTTGGTTCAGTTTCTGCTCAAATTGTCACTCTCCCAATTGGAAAGTTCATGGCTGCAGTACTTCCCAACAAACAAATCAAAATTCCATTGACAAGATGGTCATTTTCCTTGAATCCAGGGCCTTTCAATTTGAAAGAACATGTTTTGATAACCATTTTAGCGAGCACTGGAGCTGCAGGTGTTTATGCAGTAAGCATTATTACTTCTGTCAAGGCTTTCTATAGGAGGCCTCTCCATCCACTTGCGGCTATGTTACTAGTACAAACAACTCAGGTGCAGTTTCCATAATTCTCTCTCTATATATTCATTCCTTTACTTGTGAACAATACCCTGAGTGATGGATCTTAACGGTAAATGCTTGCCCTAATTCTTGCGTGTGGAATTTCAGTTGCTTGGGTATGGATGGGCTGGTATTTTCAGAAAATTTCTTGTGGATTCACCATACATGTGGTGGCCCGAAAACCTTGTCCAAGTCTCTCTATTCAGGTACCTATGTCTATCTCCTTATGCTGAACAAATCTGCTTGCAAAAATGCAGAAGGGAAAGTCTGATGCCTGACAGCTTTTATAATGGGAAATGCAGGGCGTTAcacgaaaaagaaaagagaagcaaGGGAGGACTCACTAGGCTGCAATTCTTTCTCATTGTTTTCATGTCAAGCTTTGCTTACTATGTCCTTCCAGGCTACTTGATGCCTTCCTTGTCTGCAATCTCCTTTGTTTGTTGGATATGGAAGGACTCAATCACTGCTCAACAGATCGGTTCAGGGTTAAATGGCCTTGGTATTGGCTCTTTTGGCCTTGACTGGTCGACTGTTGCTAGCTTTTTGGGTTCACCTCTTGCAGTGCCTTTCTTCGCAATTGCAAACACTTTGGCAGGCTATTTCTTGGTTATGTATATTTTAGTGCCCATTTTTTATTGGACTAATACATATGATGGTAAGAAATTTCCCATCTATTCCTCCCACACTTTTGACAGTGCTGGTCAGACGTACAACATAAGTCGAATTCTCAACCACAAAACTTTCGACATTGATATGGATGCTTATACCAATTACAGCAAGCTCCATCTCAGTGTTTTATTTGCCTTTGCATATGGACTTAGTTTTGCAGCACTCACGTCTACTATTACACATGTTGTCCTTTTTGAGGGAAAGTAAGTTTctcttttgttttttctttttttcttcactATTTCTAGCTATAGTTCTTTTTGGCTAATAAAATTTCTTGATAAAAATAATGAATGTAGGAATATCTGGTTAATGTGGAAGAAGACTACCAGTGCTGTGAAAGATAAATATACTGATATTCATACTAGATTAATGAAGAAGAACTATGAAGAGGTCCCTCAATGGTGGTTTATTGCAATCCTGGTCGTCACTGTGGCTTTATCACTTCTGGCAGTAGAAGGTTTTAACAGACAATTACAACTTCCATGGTGGGGGCTTCTCCTTGCTTGTGGCATTGCACTTGTTTTCACCCTTCCCATTGGTATTGTTCAGGCCACAACAAACATGGTACTGTAATGCTCCAGCACACAATTTTTTTTTGGTATCTAGCTAAGTAAGTCTGAAACGCAGCAAGTAGGCAACTTTCTAATAATTAAGATTGTCTTGATAAACAGCAAATGGGGCTAAATGTGATCACAGAGTTTATTATCGGATATGCGTACCCTGGGAAGCCACTTGCTAATGTAACATTCAAGACCTATGGCTACATCAGCATGGCTCAAGCCCTCTATTTTGTGCAAGACTTCAAATTAGGCCACTATATGAAAATCCCTCCAAAATCCATGTTTCTTGTTCAGGTATTTTTCTCTACTAGTTCAATTTTTTCTCATTCCAGAGTATGGATTTATCGGATTTATCATTTCAATTTGTTTGTATAGTTTGTTGGAACAATAGTTGCCTCGACTGTCTACTTTGGCACAGCATGGTGGCTCCTGACAACTGTTGAGAACATATGCATCCCAGAGTTGCTACCAGATGGAAGTCCATGGACATGCCCTGGGGACGATGTTTTCTACAATGCTTCTATCATTTGGGGAGTCATCGGCCCTCTCAGAATGTTTGGGAAGTTGGGTTTGTATTCAAACATGAGCTGGTTATTCCTAGTTGGTCTACTTGCCCCAGTTCCAGTATGGTTACTGTCGCTCAAATATCCGGAGAAGAAATGGATCAGGCTAATCCACATGCCAATTTTCTTGTCAGCCACAGCAGGGATGCCCCCAGCTAGAGCTGTGCACTACTTGACTTGGGGAGCTGTTGGAATCTTTTTCAACTTCTATGTTTATAGAAGGTACAAGGCATGGTGGGCTAGGCATAATTATATCTTATCAGCTGCTCTGAGTGCTGGTGTTGCTTTCATGGGAATAATCCTCTTCTTCAGTCTTCAAGCCCAGAATATCTATGGTCCTGACTGGTGGGGTCTGGATAGCACTGATCATTGTCCATTGGCAAAATGTCCTACTGCACCTGGGATTGTGGTGGAGGGATGCCCAGCTGTTCATTGAGGTGCTTGAAGATTTCCTTACCTATATTAGGACATGTGGAAGACAAACTGTGAAATTCACAGCAGGTTCAAATAGCTGCATAGGTTCCATGGAATTATAAGTAATAGATACGTTGTCGTTTATAAatagtccttttttttttttggcctaaAAGGCCTAGGTCTTAGACTTTTAGCTTTCAGATTCCTAATtggattttattttatctttgatGTTAATAGATTTTcttcataattttattttttcctttagCTGAACAGGGAAGAAACACCTCAAAATGATTTGTTGACACGTATCTTAATCAATTTCTAGTAATTGCTTCATACCCTTATAAGCCACTCATCAGCCAAAGCCCCTGAATCTAAATATGCACAAAGAAGGTAAAAGTGAATGCATGTAGCTTGAACACTAATTCTTGATTGTTTTGGGCTGCAACTGTAACCAAAAATAAACTATGAAATGACTTCTTCATTGAGAATGTGTTAACAAGAGTAATGCTCAACAGACTGCTAACTTATTCTGCTAGTGGTCCGCCTGTTCTTTCCTTATCAATTCTGATTCTAGTATAGAAACCAAATTAGGAGAATTTATGATATAGAGTGAAACTAGTGCGGCTGTGAGGGAGAAGAGTATATTTGAATTGTTTCAGCTTTTAGTGTTGGAAATGCCTCATTTACTGCAGACAAAAATTTGAAGGAAGATAAAAGATTATCTCCAACACCTTCTATTATATGTGTTAAAATttctattttatatattatatatatatatatatatatatatatattttttttttttattttaaattaataatcttTAACAGATTATTAGAAGAAATATCACTATATAAATGTCTCTATAATTAATAATATGTAGATTCCTTTAAAAAACCAACATTTAGGTACTCGTTTGGATGTGTAGATCATAAttctattgaaaaaaaaaaatcgtaaGAGAGAAGGAGATGAAAATCACCTTCAATAAAGACAAAAGTTTCAAACATCATCATAACAgaaaaaagatattaaaaataaatttcttctttttcatttttctttcactctcactccctCACTCTCGCACGCTATGTTCACGGCCAGATACCTTTTATTTGCTTTTGCTTatgaatttctttcaatttggcaTATTCTCAAATTTAGCAAGATACCACAATTATCTGCAGATTACTCTTAACAATATATGACTTTAAGATACTGCCTGTACAGTATATCCGATTTCCTTCGCTTCTTCTTAATTATTACATTGGTAGAAATTATCCATGCTTAACATTATACAAAGAAAATTATATTTGAACATGGCATGTCATTTCACTTTTAAAGTCATAATTTCAATAAAGGTGTTTCCTCAAAAGAAGACATTGAGTTGCTTGTCTGAGAACCTTAAAAATTTAACATTACTACAAAATTTCGCCATGAAAAAGAAACCACAAAGCCTACTGCCTATCCATGTCTGCTCCATCAAGTTCCTGCGTCGTACATCAAGGTTAACGAGATGCCCCTGAAGCAACAGCAACCACTGACACATCCAAGGGCCGGACTACTTGAAGAGATCTGGATTGAGCCAGTCCCTGCAAAGAGATATATAACTAATTAAAACATTCAGGACAGACTTTTGACTCGCTGTTGTTTAGAACTAATTTGCAAACCCATGCCTATCAACATGGGTGTGCATGTGTGCTCGTTTTTGGCACTTACTTGGTAATGTCATCAAGGTGATCATCAAAATCTACCACATCCTGCCACTTCTGGGATGAAATAAAATCCAACAACACAATATTTGCTGCTGGCTCCTTAAGTATCAACCTGCTGCCTCCATCAGATCCAGCAAGCTTCCAGTTCTTCGATGCATCCCTTGTATAAAGCTAGTGCCAGAAGACAAACACAATCCTTAACTGATGGTGAAATAAAGAAGAGTCTAGTGGCCAATGATTCTAGAACTCAACAATCAAATTAAAAAACGATACTAGAAGAAGTGGCAAAACGGAAGTTGGACAATATGGTTTGATTGCACAATAGTAACCTTCTACTGAATCAAGAAATAAATTGAGGTGAATACAAATTGTACTAACAATAATGGCTAAAAAGGAACAACAAAACACCTCAAAAATTTCATA
The Hevea brasiliensis isolate MT/VB/25A 57/8 chromosome 15, ASM3005281v1, whole genome shotgun sequence genome window above contains:
- the LOC110671674 gene encoding oligopeptide transporter 1-like gives rise to the protein MKSSMGDADALPQSRFPENTHSSIEITVDDEEVNDNPIEQVRLTVPITDDPSQPVLTFRTWVLGLASCVLLAFVNQFFGYRTNQLGVGSVSAQIVTLPIGKFMAAVLPNKQIKIPLTRWSFSLNPGPFNLKEHVLITILASTGAAGVYAVSIITSVKAFYRRPLHPLAAMLLVQTTQLLGYGWAGIFRKFLVDSPYMWWPENLVQVSLFRALHEKEKRSKGGLTRLQFFLIVFMSSFAYYVLPGYLMPSLSAISFVCWIWKDSITAQQIGSGLNGLGIGSFGLDWSTVASFLGSPLAVPFFAIANTLAGYFLVMYILVPIFYWTNTYDGKKFPIYSSHTFDSAGQTYNISRILNHKTFDIDMDAYTNYSKLHLSVLFAFAYGLSFAALTSTITHVVLFEGKNIWLMWKKTTSAVKDKYTDIHTRLMKKNYEEVPQWWFIAILVVTVALSLLAVEGFNRQLQLPWWGLLLACGIALVFTLPIGIVQATTNMQMGLNVITEFIIGYAYPGKPLANVTFKTYGYISMAQALYFVQDFKLGHYMKIPPKSMFLVQFVGTIVASTVYFGTAWWLLTTVENICIPELLPDGSPWTCPGDDVFYNASIIWGVIGPLRMFGKLGLYSNMSWLFLVGLLAPVPVWLLSLKYPEKKWIRLIHMPIFLSATAGMPPARAVHYLTWGAVGIFFNFYVYRRYKAWWARHNYILSAALSAGVAFMGIILFFSLQAQNIYGPDWWGLDSTDHCPLAKCPTAPGIVVEGCPAVH